A region of Ornithodoros turicata isolate Travis chromosome 5, ASM3712646v1, whole genome shotgun sequence DNA encodes the following proteins:
- the LOC135396261 gene encoding protein mab-21 → MLVPADMLAAQSKLLYQLNKFYGERVQTRKASIAKTVREVCRVVQDVLKEVEVQEPRFISSLNDCNGRYDGVQVISPTEFEAVLYLNQMGVFNFVDDGTLPGCAVLKLSDGRKRSMSLWVEFITASGYLSARKIRSRFQTLVAQACDKCSYRDSVKMVADTSEVKLRIRERYVVQITPAFRCSGLWPRSAAHWPVAHVPWPNPNLVAEVKGEGFDLLSKECVSLQGKQSSMEGDAWVLCFLDAENRLLAGGCRRRCLSVLKTLRDRHLDLPGNPVSAYHLKTLLLYECEKHPRELEWDEACLGDRINGILLQLISCLQCRRCPHYFLPHLDLFKGKSASALENAAKQAWRLTRELLTNPRSLEKL, encoded by the coding sequence ATGCTGGTGCCGGCGGACATGTTGGCAGCGCAGTCCAAGCTGCTCTACCAGCTCAACAAGTTCTACGGCGAACGAGTACAGACGCGAAAGGCGAGCATCGCCAAGACGGTACGCGAAGTTTGCCGAGTAGTGCAGGATGTCCTGAAGGAAGTGGAAGTCCAGGAACCCCGCTTCATCTCGTCCCTGAATGACTGTAACGGGCGCTACGACGGGGTGCAGGTCATCTCCCCAACAGAGTTCGAAGCGGTGCTTTACCTCAATCAGATGGGCGTCTTTAACTTCGTGGACGACGGGACGCTGCCCGGATGCGCGGTGCTCAAGCTGAGTGATGGAAGGAAACGCTCAATGTCCCTCTGGGTGGAGTTTATCACCGCTTCTGGATACCTGTCCGCGAGAAAGATTCGCTCCCGGTTCCAAACCCTGGTGGCTCAAGCGTGCGATAAGTGCAGCTATCGAGACAGCGTCAAAATGGTGGCCGATACGAGCGAAGTGAAGCTGCGCATCCGAGAGAGGTATGTAGTCCAGATCACGCCGGCCTTCAGATGTTCGGGACTCTGGCCACGCTCTGCGGCTCACTGGCCCGTGGCTCATGTGCCCTGGCCAAACCCAAACTTAGTGGCCGAAGTGAAAGGCGAAGGTTTCGATCTCCTCTCCAAGGAATGCGTCTCACTACAAGGAAAGCAGTCGTCGATGGAAGGGGACGCCTGGGTTCTCTGCTTCCTGGACGCCGAGAACCGTCTTCTGGCCGGGGGTTGCAGAAGGCGGTGTTTGAGCGTGCTGAAGACCCTCCGTGACAGACACCTGGACTTGCCTGGGAATCCGGTGTCCGCCTATCATCTCAAAACCTTGCTCTTGTACGAATGCGAGAAACATCCTCGTGAATTAGAGTGGGACGAAGCCTGTCTGGGTGACCGGATCAACGGGATCCTCTTGCAACTCATCTCTTGTCTTCAGTGTCGTCGGTGTCCACACTACTTTCTGCCGCATCTGGATCTTTTCAAAGGGAAGTCAGCGAGTGCGCTAGAAAACGCCGCCAAGCAGGCGTGGAGGCTAACCCGCGAACTGCTCACCAATCCGAGATCGTTAGAAAAACTTTAA